The following proteins are encoded in a genomic region of Bufo bufo chromosome 11, aBufBuf1.1, whole genome shotgun sequence:
- the PTPN21 gene encoding tyrosine-protein phosphatase non-receptor type 21 isoform X1 produces the protein MPLPFGLKLKRTRRYTVSSKSCLVARIQLLNNEFVEFTLSVESSGQECLEAVAQRLELREVTYFSLWYYNKQNQQRWVDLEKPLKKQLDKYALEPTVYFGVVYYVPSVSQLQQEITRYQYYLQLKKDILEGKIPCSLEQTIQLAGLAVQADFGDYDQYESQDFLQRYALFPVGWIQDEKTLEEATQSVALLHQKLRGLSPPEAELLYMQEIERLENYGEETYPAKDSQGADLFIGACLNGIFVRHKNGRSPVVFRWLDITNMSHNKSFFTLELASKEETIQFQTEDMETAKYVWRMCVARHKFYRMNCNLDSSDPPPLPPADSAQKFPSLLSFQRFPILSRPSLPKGQTPAVNPVRRRSSTRMSLPKHQPYMIPPPQMHYNGHYNEPYTSSQDNLPVFVSNQNGYYYHSQTSLDRSPHDYNGRIRNGSVYSAHSTNSLNTQQHYMQPSPMSSNPSITGSDIMRQEYIPSHRHSALIPPSYRPTPDYETVMRQLNRGIMHTDRQSHSMRNLNIGNSYAYSRPDALVYSQPEIREHAQFASPQSHHYPFNLNYSFHSQSPYPYQAERRPVVGAVSVPELTNVQLQSQDYTPSNIMKTQVYRPPPPYPYPRPANSTPDLTRHHTSSSNPDLITRRVHHSVQMFQEDSLPVAHSLQEVSEPLTAARRAQLQKRNSIEIAGITQSFEGMRVKERTGSSSAANVASQRIMPTDSQTNVYMERTKEEQAAEHERGRYGHKKSLSDATMLIHSSEDDEEDNDEDHGADVSQTPLYDRSQLKPVIETYTDESETNYPYSSMPVNHLHIYEHKPPEVEKERRVTAVSPVQFGGEHLTGRRSNGAIPPSVSESDLTAVAVRYRTKKEPTKKRPVSDVLSGKKDIVEGLPPSGGIKKGNRTEAKKVGPLKLAAWNGLTMPRMPLLDDEREEPTRASNDERCKLLEERLEQGMVFTEYEKTLKKRLPDTECTTARLPENAERNRFQDVLPYDDTRVELVPTKENNTGYINASHIKVTVGGVEWDYIATQGPMQNTCQDFWQMVWEQGVAIIAMVTLEEEGGREKSYRYWPRLGSRHNTVTYGRFKITTRFRTDSGCYATTGLKIKHLLTGQERTVWHLQYTDWPEHGHPEDLKGFLSYLEEIQSVRRHTNSTSDPNSSNPPVLVHCSAGVGRTGVVILSEIMIACLEHNEMLDIPLVLDMLRHQRMMVVQTIAQYTFVYKVLIQFLKNSRLI, from the exons ATGCCGCTTCCTTTTGGGCTGAAGTTAAAGCGGACGAGAAGATACACGGTGTCCAGTAAAAGCTGCCTGGTGGCCCGCATCCAGCTGCTCAACAATGAGTTTGTGGAATTTACCCTGTCGGTGGAAAGCTCAGGACAGGAGTGCCTGGAGGCCGTGGCCCAGAGGCTGGAGCTCCGAGAG GTGACGTACTTCAGCCTGTGGTATTACAACAAGCAGAACCAGCAGCGATGGGTGGACCTGGAGAAACCTCTGAAGAAGCAGCTGGACAAGTACGCCCTGGAGCCCACTGTGTATTTTGGGGTGGTTTACTATGTGCCCTCAGTGTCCCAGCTTCAGCAGGAGATCACCAG ATACCAGTATTACCTGCAGCTGAAGAAGGACATTTTGGAGGGAAAGATCCCCTGTAgcttggagcagacgatccagctGGCGGGCCTGGCTGTGCAGG CTGATTTCGGAGACTACGATCAGTATGAATCTCAGGATTTCCTGCAACGTTACGCGCTGTTTCCTGTG ggatggatacaggatgagaagaCGCTGGAGGAGGCGACACAGAGCGTAGCCCTGCTGCACCAAAAGCTGCG gggtCTGTCCCCTCCCGAGGCCGAACTCTTGTACATGCAGGAAATTGAGAGGCTGGAAAACTATGGAGAGGAAACGTACCCGGCCAAG GACAGCCAAGGTGCCGACCTCTTCATTGGAGCATGCCTGAATGGGATCTTTGTTAGGCACAAAAATGGCCGGTCGCCTGTTGTTTTCCG GTGGTTGGACATCACTAACATGTCACACAACAAATCATTCTTCACCCTGGAGCTAGCCAGCAAGGAGGAAACAATCCAGTTCCAGACT GAAGACATGGAAACGGCCAAGTACGTGTGGAGGATGTGCGTCGCCAGGCACAAGTTCTACAGGATGAACTGCAACCT TGattcctcagatcctcctcctcttcctcctgcggaCTCTGCCCAGAAATTTCCCTCTCTTCTCTCCTTCCAACGCTTTCCAATTCTTTCCCGTCCGTCTCTTCCTAAAGG gcaaactccgGCAGTGAATCCGGTGCGGCGCCGCTCATCAACCAGAATGTCACTG CCAAAGCACCAGCCATACATGATCCCCCCTCCGCAGATGCATTACAACGGACACTACAACGAGCCCTACACCTCCTCACAGG ACAATTTGCCGGTGTTTGTGAGCAATCAGAACGGTTACTACTATCACTCCCAGACCAGCCTCGACCGCAGCCCCCACGACTACAACGGCAGGATCCGGAACGGAAGCGTCTACAGCGCTCACAGCACCAACTCGCTCAACACCCAGCAGCACTACATGCAGCCGTCTCCCATGTCCTCCAATCCCAGCATCACGGGCAGTGACATCATGAGGCAGGAGTACATCCCGTCGCACCGGCACAGCGCCCTCATCCCGCCCTCTTATCGTCCCACGCCGGATTACGAGACCGTCATGAGACAGCTGAACAGGGGCATAATGCACACCGACCGGCAAAGCCATTCCATGAGGAACCTCAACATTGGCAACTCTTACGCTTACAGCCGGCCCGACGCCTTGGTCTACAGCCAGCCGGAAATTCGAGAGCACGCCCAGTTTGCCTCGCCTCAGTCCCACCATTATCCTTTCAACCTGAACTATAGTTTCCACAGCCAGTCCCCGTATCCTTACCAGGCTGAGCGTCGCCCGGTGGTGGGAGCGGTCAGCGTCCCTGAGCTGACCAACGTCCAGCTCCAGTCTCAGGACTACACACCCTCCAACATTATGAAGACTCAGGTCTATAGGCCTCCACCTCCATATCCCTACCCGCGGCCCGCCAACAGCACCCCGGATTTGACCCGCCACCATACAAGCAGCAGCAACCCAGATCTGATCACCAGGCGCGTCCACCATTCTGTCCAGATGTTTCAGGAGGACAGCTTGCCGGTGGCGCATTCCCTGCAGGAAGTCAGTGAGCCGCTGACCGCTGCCCGTCGCGCCCAACTTCAGAAGAGGAACAGCATCGAGATAGCTGGGATTACCCAAAGCTTTGAAGGGATGAGGGTGAAGGAGAGGACGGGGTCTTCATCCGCCGCCAATGTGGCATCTCAACGGATCATGCCGACCGACTCGCAAACGAATGTTTACATGGAACGCACGAAGGAGGAGCAGGCGGCTGAGCACGAGAGGGGGCGTTACGGACACAAGAAATCTCTGTCAGATGCCACCATGCTCATCCACAGCAGCGAGGACGACGAAGAGGACAACGACGAAGACCATGGCGCCGATGTCTCTCAGACACCGCTCTATGACCGGTCCCAGCTGAAGCCGGTGATTGAGACCTACACTGATGAGTCCGAAACTAACTACCCCTACAGTTCAATGCCCGTCAACCATCTCCACATCTACGAGCACAAGCCGCCCGAAGTCGAGAAGGAGCGGAGAGTGACCGCCGTCAGCCCCGTGCAGTTTGGCGGAGAACACCTGACCGGAAGGAGAAGCAACGGAGCAATTCCTCCTTCAGTATCGGAGTCCGATCTGACGGCAGTTGCTGTGCGGTACCGGACGAAGAAGGAGCCGACGAAGAAGCGACCCGTGTCGGATGTTCTGTCTGGAAAGAAGGATATCGTAGAAGGACTACCACCCTCAGGA GGTATAAAGAAAGGGAACCGCACAGAAGCGAAAAAGGTGGGACCCCTGAAGCTGGCAGCATGGAACGGGTTAACTATGCCCAGGATGCCCCTGCTGGATGACGAGCGGGAGGAGCCAACCAGAGCATCCAATGATGAGAGG TGTAAACTCCTGGAGGAGCGGCTAGAGCAGGGCATGGTCTTCACTGAGTACGAAAAGACCCTGAAGAAACGACTGCCGGACACAGAGTGCACCACGGCGCGCCTTCCGGAGAACGCAGAGCGCAACCGCTTCCAGGACGTGCTGCCATACGATGACACCCGCGTGGAACTAGTGCCAACAAAAGAGAACAACACCGGCTACATCAATGCTTCTCACATAAAG GTGACGGTCGGCGGCGTGGAGTGGGATTACATCGCCACGCAGGGTCCTATGCAGAACACTTGCCAAGACTTCTGGCAGATGGTGTGGGAACAGGGAGTGGCCATCATCGCCATGGTAACGCTGGAAGAG GAGGGCGGCCGTGAGAAGAGTTACCGCTACTGGCCACGACTGGGCTCGAGACATAACACGGTCACCTATGGCAGGTTCAAGATCACCACACGATTCCGCACAGACTCCGGCTGCTATGCCACCACGGGCCTCAAGATAAAACACCTTCTGACCGGTCAGGAGAGGACAGTGTGGCACCTGCAGTACACTGACTGGCCAGAACATGGACACCCCGAAGATCTGAAGGGTTTCCTCT CCTACCTAGAAGAGATCCAGTCAGTCCGCCGGCACACAAACAGCACAAGTGACCCCAACAGTTCAAACCCCCCTGTGCTCGTTCACTGCAGCGCGGGCGTTGGCCGGACAGGGGTGGTCATTCTGTCAGAGATCATGATCGCTTGCCTGGAACACAATGAG ATGCTGGACATCCCTCTAGTTCTGGACATGCTGCGGCACCAGCGGATGATGGTGGTGCAGACGATCGCTCAGTACACATTCGTATACAAAGTCCTGATCCAGTTCCTGAAGAACTCTCGCCTAATCTGA
- the PTPN21 gene encoding tyrosine-protein phosphatase non-receptor type 21 isoform X2 encodes MPLPFGLKLKRTRRYTVSSKSCLVARIQLLNNEFVEFTLSVESSGQECLEAVAQRLELREVTYFSLWYYNKQNQQRWVDLEKPLKKQLDKYALEPTVYFGVVYYVPSVSQLQQEITRYQYYLQLKKDILEGKIPCSLEQTIQLAGLAVQADFGDYDQYESQDFLQRYALFPVGWIQDEKTLEEATQSVALLHQKLRGLSPPEAELLYMQEIERLENYGEETYPAKDSQGADLFIGACLNGIFVRHKNGRSPVVFRWLDITNMSHNKSFFTLELASKEETIQFQTEDMETAKYVWRMCVARHKFYRMNCNLQTPAVNPVRRRSSTRMSLPKHQPYMIPPPQMHYNGHYNEPYTSSQDNLPVFVSNQNGYYYHSQTSLDRSPHDYNGRIRNGSVYSAHSTNSLNTQQHYMQPSPMSSNPSITGSDIMRQEYIPSHRHSALIPPSYRPTPDYETVMRQLNRGIMHTDRQSHSMRNLNIGNSYAYSRPDALVYSQPEIREHAQFASPQSHHYPFNLNYSFHSQSPYPYQAERRPVVGAVSVPELTNVQLQSQDYTPSNIMKTQVYRPPPPYPYPRPANSTPDLTRHHTSSSNPDLITRRVHHSVQMFQEDSLPVAHSLQEVSEPLTAARRAQLQKRNSIEIAGITQSFEGMRVKERTGSSSAANVASQRIMPTDSQTNVYMERTKEEQAAEHERGRYGHKKSLSDATMLIHSSEDDEEDNDEDHGADVSQTPLYDRSQLKPVIETYTDESETNYPYSSMPVNHLHIYEHKPPEVEKERRVTAVSPVQFGGEHLTGRRSNGAIPPSVSESDLTAVAVRYRTKKEPTKKRPVSDVLSGKKDIVEGLPPSGGIKKGNRTEAKKVGPLKLAAWNGLTMPRMPLLDDEREEPTRASNDERCKLLEERLEQGMVFTEYEKTLKKRLPDTECTTARLPENAERNRFQDVLPYDDTRVELVPTKENNTGYINASHIKVTVGGVEWDYIATQGPMQNTCQDFWQMVWEQGVAIIAMVTLEEEGGREKSYRYWPRLGSRHNTVTYGRFKITTRFRTDSGCYATTGLKIKHLLTGQERTVWHLQYTDWPEHGHPEDLKGFLSYLEEIQSVRRHTNSTSDPNSSNPPVLVHCSAGVGRTGVVILSEIMIACLEHNEMLDIPLVLDMLRHQRMMVVQTIAQYTFVYKVLIQFLKNSRLI; translated from the exons ATGCCGCTTCCTTTTGGGCTGAAGTTAAAGCGGACGAGAAGATACACGGTGTCCAGTAAAAGCTGCCTGGTGGCCCGCATCCAGCTGCTCAACAATGAGTTTGTGGAATTTACCCTGTCGGTGGAAAGCTCAGGACAGGAGTGCCTGGAGGCCGTGGCCCAGAGGCTGGAGCTCCGAGAG GTGACGTACTTCAGCCTGTGGTATTACAACAAGCAGAACCAGCAGCGATGGGTGGACCTGGAGAAACCTCTGAAGAAGCAGCTGGACAAGTACGCCCTGGAGCCCACTGTGTATTTTGGGGTGGTTTACTATGTGCCCTCAGTGTCCCAGCTTCAGCAGGAGATCACCAG ATACCAGTATTACCTGCAGCTGAAGAAGGACATTTTGGAGGGAAAGATCCCCTGTAgcttggagcagacgatccagctGGCGGGCCTGGCTGTGCAGG CTGATTTCGGAGACTACGATCAGTATGAATCTCAGGATTTCCTGCAACGTTACGCGCTGTTTCCTGTG ggatggatacaggatgagaagaCGCTGGAGGAGGCGACACAGAGCGTAGCCCTGCTGCACCAAAAGCTGCG gggtCTGTCCCCTCCCGAGGCCGAACTCTTGTACATGCAGGAAATTGAGAGGCTGGAAAACTATGGAGAGGAAACGTACCCGGCCAAG GACAGCCAAGGTGCCGACCTCTTCATTGGAGCATGCCTGAATGGGATCTTTGTTAGGCACAAAAATGGCCGGTCGCCTGTTGTTTTCCG GTGGTTGGACATCACTAACATGTCACACAACAAATCATTCTTCACCCTGGAGCTAGCCAGCAAGGAGGAAACAATCCAGTTCCAGACT GAAGACATGGAAACGGCCAAGTACGTGTGGAGGATGTGCGTCGCCAGGCACAAGTTCTACAGGATGAACTGCAACCT gcaaactccgGCAGTGAATCCGGTGCGGCGCCGCTCATCAACCAGAATGTCACTG CCAAAGCACCAGCCATACATGATCCCCCCTCCGCAGATGCATTACAACGGACACTACAACGAGCCCTACACCTCCTCACAGG ACAATTTGCCGGTGTTTGTGAGCAATCAGAACGGTTACTACTATCACTCCCAGACCAGCCTCGACCGCAGCCCCCACGACTACAACGGCAGGATCCGGAACGGAAGCGTCTACAGCGCTCACAGCACCAACTCGCTCAACACCCAGCAGCACTACATGCAGCCGTCTCCCATGTCCTCCAATCCCAGCATCACGGGCAGTGACATCATGAGGCAGGAGTACATCCCGTCGCACCGGCACAGCGCCCTCATCCCGCCCTCTTATCGTCCCACGCCGGATTACGAGACCGTCATGAGACAGCTGAACAGGGGCATAATGCACACCGACCGGCAAAGCCATTCCATGAGGAACCTCAACATTGGCAACTCTTACGCTTACAGCCGGCCCGACGCCTTGGTCTACAGCCAGCCGGAAATTCGAGAGCACGCCCAGTTTGCCTCGCCTCAGTCCCACCATTATCCTTTCAACCTGAACTATAGTTTCCACAGCCAGTCCCCGTATCCTTACCAGGCTGAGCGTCGCCCGGTGGTGGGAGCGGTCAGCGTCCCTGAGCTGACCAACGTCCAGCTCCAGTCTCAGGACTACACACCCTCCAACATTATGAAGACTCAGGTCTATAGGCCTCCACCTCCATATCCCTACCCGCGGCCCGCCAACAGCACCCCGGATTTGACCCGCCACCATACAAGCAGCAGCAACCCAGATCTGATCACCAGGCGCGTCCACCATTCTGTCCAGATGTTTCAGGAGGACAGCTTGCCGGTGGCGCATTCCCTGCAGGAAGTCAGTGAGCCGCTGACCGCTGCCCGTCGCGCCCAACTTCAGAAGAGGAACAGCATCGAGATAGCTGGGATTACCCAAAGCTTTGAAGGGATGAGGGTGAAGGAGAGGACGGGGTCTTCATCCGCCGCCAATGTGGCATCTCAACGGATCATGCCGACCGACTCGCAAACGAATGTTTACATGGAACGCACGAAGGAGGAGCAGGCGGCTGAGCACGAGAGGGGGCGTTACGGACACAAGAAATCTCTGTCAGATGCCACCATGCTCATCCACAGCAGCGAGGACGACGAAGAGGACAACGACGAAGACCATGGCGCCGATGTCTCTCAGACACCGCTCTATGACCGGTCCCAGCTGAAGCCGGTGATTGAGACCTACACTGATGAGTCCGAAACTAACTACCCCTACAGTTCAATGCCCGTCAACCATCTCCACATCTACGAGCACAAGCCGCCCGAAGTCGAGAAGGAGCGGAGAGTGACCGCCGTCAGCCCCGTGCAGTTTGGCGGAGAACACCTGACCGGAAGGAGAAGCAACGGAGCAATTCCTCCTTCAGTATCGGAGTCCGATCTGACGGCAGTTGCTGTGCGGTACCGGACGAAGAAGGAGCCGACGAAGAAGCGACCCGTGTCGGATGTTCTGTCTGGAAAGAAGGATATCGTAGAAGGACTACCACCCTCAGGA GGTATAAAGAAAGGGAACCGCACAGAAGCGAAAAAGGTGGGACCCCTGAAGCTGGCAGCATGGAACGGGTTAACTATGCCCAGGATGCCCCTGCTGGATGACGAGCGGGAGGAGCCAACCAGAGCATCCAATGATGAGAGG TGTAAACTCCTGGAGGAGCGGCTAGAGCAGGGCATGGTCTTCACTGAGTACGAAAAGACCCTGAAGAAACGACTGCCGGACACAGAGTGCACCACGGCGCGCCTTCCGGAGAACGCAGAGCGCAACCGCTTCCAGGACGTGCTGCCATACGATGACACCCGCGTGGAACTAGTGCCAACAAAAGAGAACAACACCGGCTACATCAATGCTTCTCACATAAAG GTGACGGTCGGCGGCGTGGAGTGGGATTACATCGCCACGCAGGGTCCTATGCAGAACACTTGCCAAGACTTCTGGCAGATGGTGTGGGAACAGGGAGTGGCCATCATCGCCATGGTAACGCTGGAAGAG GAGGGCGGCCGTGAGAAGAGTTACCGCTACTGGCCACGACTGGGCTCGAGACATAACACGGTCACCTATGGCAGGTTCAAGATCACCACACGATTCCGCACAGACTCCGGCTGCTATGCCACCACGGGCCTCAAGATAAAACACCTTCTGACCGGTCAGGAGAGGACAGTGTGGCACCTGCAGTACACTGACTGGCCAGAACATGGACACCCCGAAGATCTGAAGGGTTTCCTCT CCTACCTAGAAGAGATCCAGTCAGTCCGCCGGCACACAAACAGCACAAGTGACCCCAACAGTTCAAACCCCCCTGTGCTCGTTCACTGCAGCGCGGGCGTTGGCCGGACAGGGGTGGTCATTCTGTCAGAGATCATGATCGCTTGCCTGGAACACAATGAG ATGCTGGACATCCCTCTAGTTCTGGACATGCTGCGGCACCAGCGGATGATGGTGGTGCAGACGATCGCTCAGTACACATTCGTATACAAAGTCCTGATCCAGTTCCTGAAGAACTCTCGCCTAATCTGA